A region of Deltaproteobacteria bacterium DNA encodes the following proteins:
- the smc gene encoding chromosome segregation protein SMC gives MRIRRLDICGFKSFMDRMTFVFDTGITGVVGPNGCGKSNVVDAIRWVMGEQSAKHLRGHAMSDVIFNGSEHHAPLGMSEVSLTFENDGSMPLPPQYAGFPEITLTRRLFRNGDSEYLINKTVCRLLDITELLLGTGVGTKAYSIIEQGRIGLIVSSKPEDRRSMIEEAAGVTKYKARRRAAERKMEYTEQNLVRVGDIIGELEKRCEQLQRQAKKAEKYKALKAEMKEIELHVASLKHLELSSLAEASRQRVEQLAAEEAQLGTELATGEEQLAYRRAELIAEETALVQRTEQLFGLENQIKVDEATLEFCTREENEARARMTQAQTEQAQLVQQAEALEAERVAAEAELIQLAEVVAKNEALLAEREQESQKLVGEQSAAAQTLDAEREILVQVITRVAEVKNNLANLGKQRVDLAARLGKLDSETGEINARLGNLDREKRELSDALGTTRQMKLSLEERRGLEETALAQTRTAFVENEARLIALREELGDKRSRLNSLTEIARNYEGYDRGVRAVMLKAGEDREQNGVYGLVADLLSAAQPEHEKALEAALGQRLQTVVVKGHDEGRAAISFLKSGGEGRSSFIPLDVQPRHADPQGQMFEGFVARAIDVVRHEPRHANVVKALLGDVVIVQDIPAAIAGAARNPGFSFVTLTGEVLDGQGVLTGGTLEGPGAGALQKKREIQELADQVMKVEGLFAQAQHEHGLLARKAAELEGGLKALTADTHEKELNLVNQEKDLARAAEELARLRERLNQVALEREVLERAEAELASEEAQSQGQSVAGETEKQGREAKVAELSAALDALRSRADALGRELTELRVKSAQDVERREGVLRTQARVAQSKLEVDERAQRVATAIADDDAKIQAVSAQKAAAQAERDTLQTQADALKAELTEKRAAHAEKQAQLTGREGELRAMRKRLEETAAGKAEHSLKERELALQLNHLTEQIRERYALELVMELHRFHALPQPGPEKEQRLVELRAQVERMGEINLTAIDEFKELSERFEFLSKQKADLEASLQQLRAAIVKIDQTSQERFAETYELVNDKFQQIFPRLFAGGKASLQMVTDPQTGEQGIEILAQPPGKSLKTVNLLSGGEKALTAVALIFAIFLIKPTPFCLLDEVDAPLDDANVGRYNEMIREMSSQSQFILITHNKRTMEIADTLYGVTMEEPGVSKLVSVKLSEASQRASVA, from the coding sequence ATGCGCATTCGTCGCCTCGACATCTGCGGCTTCAAGTCGTTCATGGACCGCATGACCTTCGTCTTCGACACCGGCATCACCGGCGTCGTGGGCCCCAACGGCTGCGGCAAGAGCAACGTCGTCGACGCCATCCGCTGGGTGATGGGCGAGCAGAGCGCCAAGCACCTGCGCGGCCACGCCATGAGCGACGTGATCTTCAACGGCTCGGAGCACCACGCGCCGCTGGGCATGAGCGAGGTCTCGCTCACCTTCGAGAACGACGGCTCCATGCCGCTGCCGCCGCAGTACGCCGGCTTCCCGGAGATCACCCTCACCCGCCGCCTCTTCCGCAACGGCGACTCCGAGTACCTGATCAACAAGACCGTGTGCCGCCTGCTCGACATCACCGAGCTCTTGCTGGGCACCGGCGTGGGCACCAAGGCCTACTCCATCATCGAGCAGGGCCGCATCGGCCTCATCGTCTCCAGCAAGCCGGAGGATCGGCGCTCGATGATCGAGGAGGCGGCGGGCGTCACCAAGTACAAGGCGCGCCGCCGGGCCGCCGAACGGAAGATGGAGTACACCGAGCAGAACCTGGTGCGCGTGGGCGACATCATCGGTGAGCTCGAGAAGCGCTGCGAGCAGCTCCAGCGCCAGGCCAAGAAGGCCGAGAAGTACAAGGCCCTCAAGGCCGAGATGAAGGAGATCGAGCTCCACGTGGCGAGCTTGAAGCACCTCGAGCTGTCTTCGCTCGCCGAGGCCTCGCGCCAGCGCGTGGAGCAGCTCGCCGCCGAAGAGGCTCAGCTCGGGACCGAGCTCGCGACCGGCGAGGAGCAGCTCGCGTACCGCCGCGCCGAGCTCATCGCCGAGGAGACCGCGCTCGTTCAGCGGACCGAGCAGCTCTTCGGGCTCGAGAACCAGATCAAGGTCGACGAGGCCACGCTGGAGTTCTGCACCCGCGAGGAGAACGAGGCCCGCGCCCGCATGACGCAGGCGCAGACCGAGCAGGCGCAGCTCGTGCAGCAGGCGGAGGCGCTCGAGGCCGAGCGCGTGGCCGCCGAGGCCGAGCTGATCCAGCTGGCCGAGGTGGTGGCCAAGAACGAGGCGCTGCTGGCCGAGCGCGAGCAGGAGTCGCAGAAGCTGGTGGGCGAGCAGTCCGCCGCCGCGCAGACGCTGGATGCCGAGCGCGAGATCCTGGTGCAGGTCATCACCCGCGTGGCCGAGGTGAAGAACAACCTCGCCAACCTGGGCAAGCAGCGCGTGGATCTGGCCGCGCGCCTGGGCAAGCTCGACAGCGAGACCGGCGAGATCAACGCCCGCCTGGGCAACCTCGACCGCGAGAAGCGCGAGCTGTCGGACGCGCTGGGCACCACCCGGCAGATGAAGCTGAGCTTGGAGGAGCGCCGCGGCCTGGAGGAGACAGCGCTCGCCCAGACGCGCACCGCCTTCGTGGAGAATGAGGCGCGGCTGATCGCGCTTCGCGAGGAGCTCGGCGACAAGCGCAGCCGCCTCAACTCGCTCACCGAGATCGCGCGCAACTACGAGGGCTACGACCGCGGCGTCCGCGCGGTGATGCTCAAGGCCGGCGAGGATCGGGAGCAGAACGGCGTCTACGGCCTGGTCGCCGACCTGCTCAGCGCCGCCCAGCCCGAGCACGAGAAGGCGCTCGAGGCCGCCCTCGGCCAGCGCCTGCAGACGGTGGTGGTGAAGGGCCACGACGAAGGCCGCGCCGCGATCAGCTTCCTCAAGAGCGGCGGCGAGGGTCGCAGCTCGTTCATCCCCCTCGACGTGCAGCCGCGCCATGCGGATCCGCAGGGCCAGATGTTCGAAGGCTTCGTGGCCCGGGCGATCGACGTGGTCCGCCACGAGCCCCGGCACGCCAACGTGGTGAAGGCGCTGCTGGGCGACGTGGTCATCGTCCAGGACATCCCCGCAGCCATCGCGGGCGCCGCGCGCAACCCGGGCTTCTCCTTCGTGACGCTCACGGGCGAGGTGCTCGACGGCCAGGGCGTCCTCACCGGCGGCACCCTCGAGGGCCCCGGCGCCGGCGCGCTGCAGAAGAAGCGCGAGATCCAGGAGCTGGCGGATCAGGTGATGAAGGTGGAGGGCCTGTTCGCCCAGGCCCAGCACGAGCACGGCTTGCTCGCGCGCAAGGCGGCGGAGCTCGAGGGCGGGTTGAAGGCCCTCACTGCCGACACCCACGAGAAGGAGCTGAACCTCGTCAACCAGGAGAAGGACCTGGCCCGCGCCGCCGAGGAATTGGCGCGGCTGCGCGAGCGGCTCAACCAGGTCGCGCTGGAGCGCGAGGTGCTGGAGCGCGCCGAGGCCGAGCTGGCTTCGGAAGAGGCGCAGAGCCAGGGCCAGAGCGTGGCCGGCGAGACCGAGAAGCAGGGCCGCGAGGCCAAGGTGGCCGAGCTGTCGGCGGCCCTGGACGCGCTCCGCTCGCGCGCCGACGCCCTCGGCCGCGAGCTCACCGAGCTGCGCGTGAAGAGCGCCCAGGACGTGGAGCGCCGCGAGGGCGTGCTGCGGACCCAGGCGCGGGTGGCGCAGTCGAAGCTCGAGGTCGACGAGCGTGCCCAGCGCGTGGCGACCGCCATCGCCGACGACGACGCGAAGATCCAGGCGGTGAGCGCGCAGAAGGCCGCCGCCCAGGCCGAGCGCGACACGCTGCAGACCCAGGCCGACGCCCTCAAGGCCGAGCTCACCGAGAAGCGCGCCGCCCACGCCGAGAAGCAGGCCCAGCTCACGGGCCGCGAGGGCGAGCTGCGCGCCATGCGCAAGCGGCTCGAGGAGACCGCGGCGGGCAAGGCCGAGCACAGCCTGAAGGAGCGCGAGCTGGCGCTGCAGCTCAACCACCTCACCGAGCAGATCCGCGAGCGCTACGCGCTGGAGCTGGTGATGGAGCTCCACCGCTTCCACGCCCTGCCCCAGCCCGGGCCGGAGAAGGAGCAGCGGCTGGTGGAGCTGCGCGCCCAGGTCGAGCGCATGGGGGAGATCAACCTCACCGCCATCGACGAGTTCAAGGAGCTGTCGGAGCGCTTCGAGTTCCTCAGCAAGCAGAAGGCGGACCTGGAGGCCTCGCTGCAGCAGCTGCGCGCGGCCATCGTGAAGATCGACCAGACCAGCCAGGAGCGCTTCGCCGAGACCTACGAGCTGGTGAACGACAAGTTCCAGCAGATCTTCCCGCGGCTCTTCGCGGGCGGAAAAGCCAGCCTGCAGATGGTCACCGATCCGCAGACCGGCGAGCAGGGCATCGAGATCCTCGCGCAGCCGCCGGGCAAGAGCCTCAAGACCGTGAACCTCCTCTCCGGCGGCGAGAAGGCGCTCACCGCCGTGGCCCTCATCTTCGCCATCTTCCTCATCAAGCCCACGCCCTTCTGCCTCCTGGACGAGGTCGATGCGCCGCTCGATGACGCCAACGTGGGCCGCTACAACGAGATGATCCGCGAGATGAGCTCGCAGTCGCAGTTCATCCTCATCACCCACAACAAGCGCACCATGGAGATCGCCGACACCCTGTACGGCGTGACCATGGAGGAGCCGGGCGTGTCGAAGCTCGTCTCGGTGAAGCTCTCCGAGGCCTCCCAGCGCGCCAGCGTGGCGTAA